A genome region from Triticum aestivum cultivar Chinese Spring chromosome 2B, IWGSC CS RefSeq v2.1, whole genome shotgun sequence includes the following:
- the LOC123040825 gene encoding probable glycerol-3-phosphate acyltransferase 3 produces MVKKPYPFHKPFSPLRRLLRRTLSGRHHRHSTAKGPAVPPTEKLQGQTVIVDVEAWLLMSRLSTFPYFMLVAIEAGGFLRGLLLLLTYPLMCLFGHDMRLKAMIMVSFFGLREKEVLRVSKAVLPKLFLEDVAVQGLEAVKKARMVVAVSTVFPRVMVEGFLKEYLGVDTVVGREVMVVAGRYVGVIADDALAAEEMMNKGKHDEGVGLVGVGGKMHHLFSRNCKETYAVSEADKAAWQALPRDKYPKPLVFHDGRLAFAPTFSAAIAMYTYIPFGIFLAIVRSMAYSLLPYRISVPIGALTGMRSRIIAGPPADAMDENKAGGRLYVCNHRTLLDPITVAAGLRKPVTAVTYSVSPVSELMAPIRTARLTRDRDEDRRRMAGLLARGNLVVCPEGTTCREPYLLRFSPLFAELAAEVTPVALETRVDMFYGTSTKPASKVLDPLYFMMNPRPEYRVEFLEPVDTTTVADGEEDGHGRDKSHSIHVANRVQRVLGEALAFDLTEQTRKHKYMMLAGNEGIVKVKANKS; encoded by the exons ATGGTGAAGAAGCCGTATCCCTTCCACAAGCCCTTCAGccccctccgccgcctcctccggcgaACCCTCTCCGGCCGGCACCACCGCCACTCAACGGCAAAAGGTCCAGCCGTACCACCAACGGAAAAGCTGCAGGGCCAGACGGTGATAGTCGACGTGGAGGCGTGGCTCCTGATGTCCCGGCTATCCACCTTCCCTTACTTCATGCTCGTCGCCATCGAGGCGGGCGGCTTCCTCCGGGGCCTCCTTCTCCTGCTCACCTATCCTCTCATGTGCCTCTTCGGCCATGACATGCGCCTCAAGGCCATGATCATGGTGTCCTTCTTCGGGCTGCGTGAGAAGGAGGTCCTTAGGGTTAGCAAGGCCGTCCTGCCAAAGCTCTTCTTGGAAGACGTGGCCGTCCAAGGGCTTGAGGCGGTGAAGAAGGCGAGGATGGTGGTGGCGGTGAGCACGGTGTTTCCGAGGGTGATGGTCGAGGGGTTCTTGAAGGAGTACCTCGGTGTCGACACTGTGGTTGGAAGGGAGGTCATGGTGGTCGCCGGGCGCTATGTCGGAGTTATCGCAGATGATGCGCTGGCCGCGGAGGAGATGATGAACAAGGGCAAGCATGATGAAGGGGTTGGGCTTGTCGGAGTTGGCGGCAAGATGCACCATTTATTTTCCCGTAATTGCAAG GAAACCTATGCTGTGAGCGAGGCCGACAAGGCGGCATGGCAGGCATTGCCGAGGGACAAGTACCCCAAGCCCCTTGTCTTCCACGACGGCCGCCTCGCCTTCGCGCCGACATTCTCCGCCGCGATCGCCATGTACACGTACATCCCCTTCGGCATCTTCCTGGCCATCGTCCGCAGCATGGCATACAGCCTCCTCCCCTACCGCATCTCGGTCCCGATCGGGGCCCTCACCGGCATGCGCTCCCGCATCATCGCCGGCCCGCCCGCCGACGCCATGGATGAAAACAAGGCCGGCGGCCGCCTCTACGTGTGCAACCACCGCACCCTCCTGGACCCAATCACCGTCGCGGCTGGGCTCCGCAAGCCCGTCACCGCGGTCACCTACAGCGTGAGCCCCGTCTCCGAGCTGATGGCGCCCATCCGCACGGCGCGGCTGACCCGGGACCGGGACGAGGACCGCCGGCGCATGGCGGGGCTGCTGGCGCGCGGAAACCTTGTGGTGTGCCCCGAGGGGACGACCTGCCGGGAGCCCTACCTGCTCCGCTTCAGCCCGTTGttcgccgagctcgccgccgagGTTACCCCCGTCGCGCTCGAGACGCGCGTGGATATGTTCTACGGCACGTCCACCAAGCCGGCGTCCAAAGTGCTCGACCCGCTCTACTTCATGATGAACCCGCGGCCGGAGTACCGCGTCGAATTCCTGGAGCCGGTCGATACCACGACCGTGGCCGACGGCGAGGAGGACGGCCACGGCCGCGACAAAAGCCACAGCATCCACGTGGCGAACCGGGTGCAGCGTGTGCTGGGCGAGGCGCTTGCGTTCGACCTCACCGAGCAGACGAGGAAACACAAATACATGATGCTCGCCGGGAACGAAGGCATCGTCAAAGTGAAGGCCAACAAGTCGTAG